The following coding sequences are from one Coffea arabica cultivar ET-39 chromosome 11e, Coffea Arabica ET-39 HiFi, whole genome shotgun sequence window:
- the LOC113708444 gene encoding putative receptor protein kinase ZmPK1, whose amino-acid sequence MPIPSSSTTYTTLTKGSLLSIQDVLISSPDGIFTAGFLIVGENSYCFSIWFTEAQDGNYTVVWMANRNQPVNGKHSGLSLLDSGNLLLTDAGQFSVWTSNTKSNSSVQLKLQDNGNLVLSTSDGEFLWQSFDFPTNTLLPGQLFTSETILVSSRSTTNYSSGFYKLYFDSDSVLHLRYEGPEITTVYWPDPWLNIWDAGRSSFNGSKIAVLDESGYFQSSDLLQFYTSDHGIGPLRRLVLDVDGSLRVHSLDKANGSWRVTWVHNSEPCKIHGICGTNSLCIYDPEAGRKCTCIPGYRMINQTDWSYGCEPDFQVSCTNESASGFIQLLHVEYYGYDIGYFPNSSLESCKSLCLNYCECKGFQYKFDLTMGYYSCYPKTILFNGYRSQNYQDPIYIRLPALNVTTLQNSDQDFSLQCKDQVTPIDRPYNKIKQDRVKSYLWCTLAVGAFEIICLLTYLFKTQWRSIARIQGYLQVATGFRKFTYAELKKASRNFSEEIGRGGSGVVYKGVLSDSRVAAIKYLKEAIQGEAEFLAEIRTIGRLNHMNLIEIWGYCAEGKHRLLVYEYMEHGSLAKNLYSDKLDWKKRYEIALGTARGLAYLHEECLEWVLHCDVKPQNILLNSDYQPKVADFGLSKLLNRSAIDNSMFSKIRGTRGYMAPEWVFNIPITSKVDVYSYGIVVLEMITGRRSTGNHANDESIVVEPRRLVTWVKGNIKVTDERASQTKDIVDPTIKGDFDMRRMEILIDVALKCAEEDKDARPTMRQVVDMLLHQDCNE is encoded by the coding sequence ATGCCTATTCCATCTTCCTCCACAACCTATACTACTTTAACGAAAGGCTCATTGCTTTCTATACAGGATGTTCTAATTTCAAGCCCAGATGGGATTTTCACTGCTGGATTTCTCATTGTTGGTGAAAATTCTTATTGCTTCTCGATATGGTTCACCGAGGCACAGGATGGAAACTACACAGTTGTTTGGATGGCCAATCGAAATCAACCTGTCAATGGAAAACATTCTGGCCTCTCTCTGCTGGATTCAGGGAATCTGTTATTGACAGATGCAGGGCAGTTCAGTGTTTGGACAAGTAATACAAAATCAAACTCTTCTGTCCAATTGAAACTTCAAGACAATGGCAATCTTGTTCTCAGCACTTCTGATGGTGAATTCCTTTGGCAAAGTTTTGACTTCCCAACCAATACACTTCTTCCAGGGCAGTTGTTTACTAGTGAGACAATTCTTGTATCTTCCAGAAGCACAACCAATTATTCTTCTGGTTTTTACAAGTTGTACTTTGATAGTGATAGTGTCCTACATCTTCGGTATGAGGGTCCTGAAATAACTACTGTATATTGGCCTGATCCATGGTTAAATATTTGGGATGCTGGGAGATCATCTTTTAATGGTAGTAAGATTGCTGTGTTAGATGAATCTGGCTATTTTCAGTCATCTGATCTGCTGCAATTTTATACGTCTGATCATGGCATTGGACCATTGAGAAGATTGGTTCTTGACGTTGATGGCAGCCTTCGGGTCCACAGTCTAGATAAAGCTAATGGAAGTTGGCGAGTTACATGGGTACACAATTCTGAACCGTGCAAGATCCATGGTATTTGTGGCACCAACAGTTTATGTATCTATGATCCTGAGGCTGGAAGAAAATGCACCTGTATTCCAGGATACAGGATGATAAATCAGACGGATTGGTCTTATGGATGTGAGCCTGATTTCCAAGTCTCTTGCACTAATGAAAGTGCTTCAGGTTTTATTCAACTCCTCCATGTCGAATATTATGGATATGATATTGGCTACTTTCCTAATTCCTCCTTGGAGAGTTGTAAAAGTTTATGCCTGAATTACTGTGAATGCAAAGGGTTTCAGTACAAATTTGATCTAACAATGGGCTACTATAGTTGTTACCCAAAGACTATTTTGTTCAATGGGTATCGTTCACAGAATTATCAGGATCCTATTTACATAAGATTGCCTGCGCTTAATGTAACCACATTGCAGAACTCTGACCAAGATTTTAGTTTACAGTGCAAAGACCAAGTCACACCAATAGACAGACCCTATAACAAGATAAAACAAGATCGAGTGAAGTCCTATCTGTGGTGTACTTTGGCAGTTGGAGCTTTTGAGATCATCTGcttactcacttacttgtttaaAACCCAATGGCGATCCATTGCAAGAATTCAAGGTTACCTTCAGGTTGCAACTGGATTCAGGAAATTCACCTATGCTGAGCTGAAGAAGGCATCAAGGAATTTCAGCGAAGAAATAGGACGCGGAGGAAGTGGTGTTGTATATAAAGGTGTGCTTTCAGATAGTAGAGTTGCTGCCATCAAATATCTCAAGGAAGCCATCCAGGGAGAAGCAGAATTTCTCGCAGAAATACGTACAATTGGGAGGCTCAACCACATGAATTTGATAGAAATTTGGGGATACTGTGCTGAGGGGAAACATAGGCTTTTGGTGTATGAATACATGGAGCATGGTTCACTGGCGAAAAATCTTTATTCAGATAAACTTGATTGGAAAAAAAGGTATGAAATTGCTCTTGGTACAGCAAGGGGACTTGCTTACTTGCACGAAGAGTGCTTAGAATGGGTTTTGCATTGTGATGTGAAGCCTCAGAACATACTTTTGAACTCTGATTATCAGCCAAAGGTAGCAGATTTTGGGCTCTCTAAATTATTGAATAGAAGTGCCATTGACAATTCAATGTTCTCCAAGATTAGAGGAACTAGAGGATACATGGCACCTGAGTGGGTGTTTAATATCCCCATCACCTCAAAAGTTGACGTTTATAGCTATGGAATTGTTGTGCTGGAAATGATAACAGGACGGAGATCCACTGGGAACCATGCCAATGATGAGAGCATTGTGGTGGAGCCAAGAAGGCTGGTCACTTGGGTAAAGGGAAACATTAAGGTAACTGATGAAAGAGCATCTCAGACAAAGGATATTGTAGACCCTACAATAAAGGGTGACTTTGATATGAGAAGGATGGAAATTCTGATTGACGTAGCTCTCAAGTGTGCAGAGGAGGACAAAGATGCCAGGCCTACCATGAGACAGGTAGTTGACATGCTTCTTCATCAAGACTGCAATGAGTAG